In Propionimicrobium sp. PCR01-08-3, one DNA window encodes the following:
- a CDS encoding CCA tRNA nucleotidyltransferase, translated as MSNVSHAQQTALASLLSAGPVIGELGRLFAEAGQQLYLVGGSVRDALLGVPGHDLDFTTSARPDETQRILNLFTDTVWDVGRDFGTISAQKTHDGHDWLIEITTFRTDSYRSTSRKPDVIFGKTVEDDLMRRDFTVNAMALDVSSGNLADWRFVDPYHGMDDLEARTLRTPAAPEISFGDDPLRMMRAARFSSQLCFEVAPVTRQAMTEMAERIRIISAERVRDELSKLLLTDTPRPGLDLLVATGLADIVLPELPAMRLERDEHMRHKDVYEHSLTVLDQAIALEKSRDYVDGHPNPDHRPDLIVRLAALLHDIGKPATRGLEGSKVTFHHHDVVGAKMARKRLKALRYSKEIINAVGDLIALHLRFHGYSEGSSGGASSGWTDAAVRRYVRDAGDQLERLHILTRSDCTTRNVRKAERLRRAYDELEFRIDELAEAEQMDAMRPDLDGNQIMQILGIKPGREVGEAYQFLLGRRIEEGPLDPERAEAELKQWWKNRHE; from the coding sequence ATGTCGAATGTCAGCCATGCCCAGCAGACCGCTTTGGCGTCCCTTCTTTCGGCCGGCCCCGTGATCGGTGAACTCGGCCGGCTGTTCGCCGAAGCGGGTCAGCAGCTGTACCTGGTGGGCGGATCGGTGCGCGATGCGCTGCTCGGTGTGCCGGGCCACGACCTCGACTTCACCACCTCCGCACGACCTGACGAGACCCAGCGCATTCTCAACTTGTTCACCGACACCGTGTGGGATGTCGGCCGTGACTTCGGCACCATCAGTGCGCAGAAGACCCACGACGGCCATGACTGGCTGATCGAGATCACCACCTTCCGCACCGATTCGTATCGCAGCACCTCCCGCAAGCCCGATGTCATCTTCGGCAAGACGGTCGAGGACGACCTGATGCGCCGCGACTTCACGGTGAACGCGATGGCGCTCGATGTGAGCTCCGGCAATCTCGCCGACTGGCGTTTCGTCGACCCGTACCATGGCATGGACGACCTCGAGGCCCGCACCTTGCGCACCCCGGCAGCCCCCGAGATCAGCTTCGGCGACGACCCGCTGCGCATGATGCGCGCCGCCCGCTTCAGTTCACAGTTGTGCTTCGAGGTAGCTCCGGTCACCAGGCAGGCGATGACCGAGATGGCCGAACGCATCCGCATCATCAGCGCCGAACGGGTCCGCGACGAGCTGAGCAAGCTGCTGCTCACCGACACTCCGCGGCCCGGTCTCGACCTGCTGGTCGCCACCGGGCTCGCCGATATCGTGCTGCCCGAGCTTCCGGCAATGCGGCTGGAACGCGACGAACACATGCGCCACAAGGATGTTTACGAGCACTCGCTGACCGTCCTCGACCAGGCGATCGCCTTGGAGAAGTCCCGCGACTATGTGGACGGCCACCCGAACCCCGACCACCGGCCCGACCTGATCGTCCGGCTGGCGGCGTTGCTGCACGACATCGGCAAGCCCGCGACCCGTGGGCTGGAGGGCAGCAAGGTCACCTTCCACCACCACGACGTCGTGGGCGCCAAGATGGCCCGCAAACGCCTCAAGGCGCTGCGCTACTCCAAGGAGATCATCAACGCGGTCGGCGACCTGATCGCCTTGCATCTGCGCTTCCACGGCTACTCCGAAGGATCGTCGGGCGGGGCGTCCAGCGGTTGGACGGACGCTGCGGTCCGCCGCTATGTGCGCGACGCCGGAGACCAGCTGGAGCGGCTGCACATCTTGACCCGGTCGGATTGCACGACCCGCAATGTGCGCAAGGCCGAGCGGCTGCGGCGCGCCTACGACGAACTCGAGTTCCGCATCGACGAACTCGCCGAAGCCGAACAGATGGACGCGATGCGTCCCGATCTCGACGGCAAC
- a CDS encoding type II toxin-antitoxin system RelE/ParE family toxin, with amino-acid sequence MRYRVVYSRQAQQHLDDIFVWIADQSRSSEVAEHFVLAISGFCDGLTDFPYRGNARDDLLPGLRTIGFRRRVIIAFIVTETTVEIFGVYYGGRDYETLIQQFTGPNT; translated from the coding sequence ATGAGATACCGGGTCGTCTACTCACGTCAAGCACAACAACATCTGGATGACATTTTCGTCTGGATTGCCGATCAGAGCCGCTCGTCGGAAGTAGCAGAGCATTTCGTGTTAGCGATTTCCGGGTTCTGTGACGGTCTCACGGATTTTCCTTACCGCGGGAACGCCCGAGATGATCTGCTGCCCGGGCTGCGGACAATTGGCTTCCGACGGCGCGTCATCATTGCATTCATAGTCACAGAAACCACTGTCGAGATCTTCGGTGTCTACTACGGCGGACGAGACTACGAAACCCTCATCCAGCAATTCACTGGCCCAAATACTTGA
- a CDS encoding type II toxin-antitoxin system ParD family antitoxin codes for MASTQQLNITLPGDLADAVKQRVASGEYANESEVLQEGLQELLDRDAAVEQWLRTEVVASVQEMRADPSRWISSEDMRAHLLTLRAKYDSEHLT; via the coding sequence ACAGCAACTCAATATCACCCTGCCGGGCGACCTCGCTGATGCCGTCAAGCAACGTGTGGCGTCTGGGGAGTACGCAAACGAAAGCGAAGTCTTGCAGGAGGGGCTTCAAGAATTGTTGGATCGCGATGCTGCGGTCGAACAGTGGTTGCGCACCGAGGTCGTCGCATCGGTCCAAGAGATGCGGGCCGATCCGTCAAGGTGGATCAGCTCAGAGGATATGCGCGCCCACCTTCTAACTTTGCGAGCAAAGTACGACTCCGAGCATTTGACATGA